A single window of Nicotiana sylvestris chromosome 3, ASM39365v2, whole genome shotgun sequence DNA harbors:
- the LOC138888511 gene encoding uncharacterized protein yields the protein MARRKRRAPQVYTPTTTKKITDPKPNQIQSPTQETEERNTQTAFSHGKLQELKPKVQQTEESIQESESDKSVRQITPASGEIDKQKQKWQCALIGYVFGGTPKFKEMFQFVYGVWHFVNTPRVFLHDDGYYIFQFESEEDKVCIIQNGPYTFRNRPMILKQWSPEFQLHKKAMRILPIWVCFPGLPLLYWSEENLGRIASFLGKPMCTDVLTAKGEKISYARVLIEMDITQILPESINVEVPYGGIWSQKIEYEWKPTLFQECMQVGHQKENCPKQKQGLQGFIRYPNQDKHIRQVWQPKPKAKTEETTAPTTEETHTTPSQVQFRGKQVVVFQGSKEIPQTDEESDNELDLNQFSKLCLKIGEPASRRIKGSRKGNTGKLQRDGPIAKPPP from the exons ATGGCTCGCCGGAAAAGGAGAGCACCTCAAGTCTATACCCCAACCACTACTAAAAAAATTACTGATCCAAAACCCAATCAGATTCAAAGCCCTACCCAGGAGACAGAAGAGAGGAATACACAAACAGCATTTTCGCATGGAAAACTACAAGAGTTGAAACCTAAAGTTCAGCAAACAGAGGAATCGATCCAAGAATCAGAATCTGACAAATCAGTGAGACAAATCACTCCAGCTTCAGGG gagattgatAAACAGAAGCAGAAATGGCAATGTGCACTTATTGGGTATGTGTTTGGAGGAACCCCAAAATTCAAGGAAATGTTTCAGTTTGTATATGGGGTTTGGCATTTTGTGAACACACCTAGGGTCTTTCTACATGATGATGGGTACTATATCTTTCAATTTGAATCTGAAGAGGACAAAGTCTGCATAATACAAAATGGGCCTTACACATTTAGGAATAGGCCAATGATTCTGAAACAATGGAGTCCAGAATTTCAGTTGCACAAGAAAGCAATGCGTATATTACCAATATGGGTGTGTTTCCCTGGATTGCCACTCCTATATTGGTCTGAGGAAAACCTAGGGAGAATTGCTAGCTTCCTAGGCAAACCTATGTGCACTGATGTTCTAACAGCTAAAGGTGAAAAAATATCTTATGCAAGAGTTCTAATTGAGATGGATATCACCCAAATATTACCAGAATCTATTAATGTTGAAGTCCCATATGGTGGTATTTGGAGCCAGAAGATTGAGTATGAATGGAAGCCTACTCTATTTCAAGAGTGTATGCAGGTTGGACATCAAAAGGAGAATTGTCCGAAACAGAAGCAGGGACTGCAAGGCTTTATCAGGTATCCCAATCAAGATAAACACATTAGGCAAGTATGGCAGCCTAAACCAAAAGCTAAGACAGAAGAAACAACAGCTCCTACAACA GAGGAAACTCACACTACCCCTTCCCAAGTTCAATTTAGAGGGAAGCAAGTGGTAGTGTTTCAAGGAAGTAAGGAGATCCCACAAACAGATGAAGAGTCAGATAATGAATTGGATCTTAATCAATTCAGTAAGCTATGCTTAAAGATTGGAGAACCTGCAAGTAGAAGAATTAAGGGGAGCAGAAAAGGTAATACTGGAAAGTTGCAGAGGGATGGTCCTATTGCCAAACCTCCCCCATGA
- the LOC138888512 gene encoding uncharacterized protein has protein sequence MSFVYGYNTARGRRVLWETLRHISTYTIEPWIILGDFNVILSTKDRINGLPVHVNETVEFPSCVTDTDTGLGQVNRKGWQYSWCNKRDGDDRIYSHIDWVMGNDKWFQEYGNLEVVYYNPECLDHTPIVIRTLIPRQKLKRPFRLLNVLIMQDSFKKAVKQCWEQNITGCHIYRL, from the coding sequence ATGTCTTTTGTATATGGTTACAATACTGCACGGGGCAGAAGGGTACTATGGGAGACACTAAGGCACATTAGCACTTATACTATTGAGCCTTGGATTATTCTTGGTGATTTCAATGTTATTCTCTCCACAAAAGATAGAATTAATGGGCTGCCAGTACATGTAAATGAAACAGTTGAATTTCCATCTTGTGTCACTGATACTGATACTGGACTGGGCCAAGTTAATAGAAAAGGTTGGCAATACTCATGGTGTAATAAGAGAGATGGAGATGATAGAATTTATAGCCATATTGATTGGGTGATGGGTAATGATAAGTGGTTTCAAGAATATGGAAATCTAGAGGTTGTTTACTATAATCCAGAATGCTTAGATCATACTCCCATTGTTATCAGAACACTGATCCCTCGACAAAAGTTGAAAAGACCTTTCAGACTCCTCAATGTACTAATCATGCAGGACTCATTTAAGAAAGCTGTAAAACAATGTTGGGAGCAAAACATCACTGGATGCCATATATATAGACTATAG
- the LOC138888513 gene encoding uncharacterized protein: MTIKLVVDECTLNVVSAYVPQVGLEEEIKRRFWEGLDDIVRSILPSERLFIGGDFNGHIGSSAVGYTEVHGDFGVGERNGGGTSLLDFAKAFDLVIANSSLPKRDEHLVTYKSSVA, translated from the coding sequence atgactattaaattggtggtggatgagtgtactttaaatgtcgttagtgCGTACGTGCCGCAAGTAGGCTTGGAGGAGGAGATTAAAAGGcgtttttgggaggggttggatgacatCGTTCGTAGTATTCTGCCTTcggagaggttattcataggaggagatttcaatggtcatattgggtcatctgcagttggttatactgaggtgcatggcgacTTTGGTGTCggggagcggaacggagggggcacttcgctgttggactttgccaaggcattcgatctagtgattgcGAACTCAAGTCTTCCGAAACGGgatgagcatttggttacttacaaAAGTTCGGTGGCgtag